The Oncorhynchus kisutch isolate 150728-3 unplaced genomic scaffold, Okis_V2 scaffold4043, whole genome shotgun sequence genome contains the following window.
CAGTCAGAGATGGTGAAGGACAAACAAAGTGCCTTGGGTGAGAAATGTACTTTACAGGCTCAGTAAAATGAATcgttaatattattatttatattcatTATAATTACAATTAAAATAGttctaataaaaataataaatacacattATTGTTGAAACACTTTTCAAGACACCCAAAGTCACTTTAGATAGGCAAGATAAGACATGATTATTATTATAGTTTTAACACCATTATACAGCCAGCTTCAGCTGAGTATCTTGGTGGAACAACCAGAACAACCAGTAGTGTGATGAGTGGAcagaacatagaaatataatacctagaaaccccactagtcacaccctggcctattacaccatagagaacctagagggctctctatggtcagggtgtgacaacagaGGAGGAGATAAACTCTTAACTAGTTACCTAAAGGATCATCAAGAACCACAGGTTTGGAGTATAAACTGTCTATACACTAACAGGATACTGACAGTCCGACATGTGTTCGCCTGCATTGTTTTACATTGTGGTACATTATATTACATTGTGTTACAGGGTTTGGTTTTAGAAGTATTATCATGTTTAAATCCAGTGGGATAAACACCCACCCCTGTTGTGTTACATGGTCCATGTTTTACAGTGTTTACCGTCACGTCTCCACTTACGACAGGTAGGGTTTGATGGCCACATCCAGGCTGGTCTCTGATTCCAGAGGGTAGGCACAGGAGAAAGGCACGCTCACGGGTCGGCTGAAGGACACGTCGTGAACGTGGTAGATGAATAAACTGTTGGAAAAGATGGCGTCCGTTCCGTTTGTCTGGTGAAAGAGGGAAAAGGGAAGAATATTAGAAGCCAGGAGAGGACCTCTCACCAGTTCTCAGAATAATATAATTCTTGGACTATTTCAGTTCATCTGTCCATTATTTTCTGTTGATGGCAACATGTCTCACAGCAGGTGTTCTCTGTTGAACGTTTCGGTGAGGAACGGGGTGAACGGGTTTGTTCTCACCACCAGAGTGTTTCCGCAGGCGCCCTCCGTGCGCTCCACCTGGTACCATACCATGCTGCCACGCTCTTCGTGAGCGGTACACCGGGGGTCGGCCAGGTTAGCGGTGGTGGCGTCCAGACCAGCGGCCTCCAGGTTAGTCCTGTTGAGACCCACCTGTACCAGGCTCCGCCCACACACTACCTCTGGGTGCAGCAAAACAGGCTGATCtgtaagagaggaagagagagacagaggaatgagaAACAGGCTGATCtgtaagagaggaagagagagacagagggatgagaaacAGGCTGATCtgtaagagaggaagagagagacagaggaatgagaAACAGGCTGATCtgtaagagaggaagagagagacagaggaatgagaAACAGGCTGATCtgtaagagagaaagacagagacagaggaatgagaaaagaaagaaagagtgttATTCAAGAACCCCAAATGAAAAGAAGGAATTACAAATTCTCacatgcactcttagaaaaagttATTTcaaaatggttcttcggctgtttccataggataaccctttttgtttccaggtcGAACCCTCTAGGGAAGGGGTTCAACTTGGAACCCAataaggttctacctggaaccaaaaaagggttcttcaaagggttctcctctgGGGGcagtcgaagaacccttttaggttctagatagcacctttttttctaagagtgtacagtacATAGGTCCTCAAGCAGGTGTTTTCTGAGAACTCACCTGGCCTCTCACACCGCCAAGTGACCCCATCGGTGCTCACGCAGGTCTCCCCCGCTCTGCAGGTACCACACATTGCTTTTGGCGTAGTCGTGGCAACCtgtgactgtgttgttgttgtggtgcgATTGTTGTCTATTGGTGTTTTTGTCGAGGTGACAACATCTACTGGTGATTTTGTCGTAGTGGTGATATTTACGGATGTTTGTGTTGTCGTGGTGATCTTAACAGGTGTTTGCGGTGTTGTGGTGATCTTAAcaggtgtttgtgttgttgtggtgtctTTTACAGGTGCATTTGTTGTCTTCGTGACCTTTACAGGGGTTTGTGTTGTCGTGTTGACCTTTACAGGTgcttttgttgttgtggttgttgttgttgtggtggttgttgttgtggttgttgttctgACTGGTTTTGGTGTTGTGGTGGGAGCTGTCACATCTGGAACAAGGCGTTAAACAGGAGAGACAGTTATGAGGGAACATTCATCGATCATGTTTTGAAAGAACTAGTATGCTGGTATTACCAGAATCAatatgaatgaatggatgaatatGCTGAGTACTGTTGATATCTAGGGCCATAAGAAGAACATCATGGTGTATATAACCAGCTGGTGAATGACTAAGTAGTAAACAGTTAATAAATACAATAACTTCAATTCAAAAggcagaacaacaacaacaaaccccaCTCAGAACTTGGCAAAGCAGGAGGCGAAACCTTACATGCACAATAGGCGAAGTAGCACCCGGGAGGCATGACGAACTTGTACACAAAGTAGTTCCCAGGGCATGCCTTGACGTGGATGGGCTGAGACTGCACCCAGCAGCAGTCCCCATTGAAGCTGGCGCAGACTGCACTCTGGACAATTTCATCCACCTGCTGGGGGGGAGGAAACGCCAGCCACAAGGGAGCCTGGGTGCCGCACTTGAAGGAATCCACGCACTTGTCCGGCATGGACACGCTCTGGTTGCCGATGAACATGCGGTAATAGCCGTCCCAGCGGACGTTGCGGTCACAGTGCTTGTTGCCCACGTGGTTGTTGGTGGAACGCCAGGCGTCGTTCAGGACCGTGTAGATCTTACAGGGGTTGGAGCACTGCTGGATGCCGTCGACCGTGATGCAGTCCTCCCCGTCGGCGCACTCGTTGAAGCCGCAGCTGAACCGGACATGGGCAAGGTTGGTGTTGGAGGTGGGGTAGGAGCGGCGGACACGACGAGGGGCGTGGTGGTCAGTGGCGGTGGCGGTGGCGGTGTGGCCAGGTAAACAGATGAGGCCGTCTCCGGAGAAGCCCTTCTTACAGGTGCATGTGATGTCACCTGCCATGGGGGAGGTGCGGCAGACGGCTTGTTCGTGACACGCCTCGCAGCTGGTGACAATCGTACCTGTGGGAATTTGGGAATATATGGGTTCATCGTCTTTTTAGGTTGATGCCTCCATTTTAAGGTTCTGAGACTAAAGAGCAGGGAAAATGCAGAAGTCAGTTGTGTGGTgggttatttaagcaataaggcatgaatATAtgtacatggccaatataccacagctaagggctgttcttaggcatgatgcataccacaaaccccagttgccttattgctattataaactggttaccaattaAATTAGAGGAGTAAAaatatatggtctgatataccacggctttcagccaatcagcattcagggctcgaaccacccagtttatacagtgccttgcgaaagtattcggcccccttgaactttgcgaccttttgccacatttcaggcttcaaacataaagatataaaactgtatttttttgtgaagaatcaacaacaagtgggacacaatcatgaagtggaacgacatttattggatatttcaaacctttttaacaaatcgaaaactgaaaaattgggcgtgcaaaattattcagcccctttactttcagtgcagcaaactctctccagaatttcagtgaggatctctgaatgatccaatgttgacctaaatgactaatgatgataaatacaatccacctgtgtgtaatcaagtctccgtataaatgcacctgcactgtgatagtctcagaggtccgttaaaagcgcagagagcatcatgaagaacaaggaacacaacaggcaggtccgagatactgttgtgaagaagtttaaagccggatttggatacaaaaagatttcccaagttttaaacatcccaaggagcactgtgcaagcgataatattgaaatggaaggagtatcagaacactgcaaatctaccaagacctggccgtccctctaaactttcagctcatacaaggagaagactgatcagagatgcagccaagaggcccatgatcactctggatgaactgcagagatctacagctgaggtgggagactctgtccataggacaacaatcagtcgtatattgcacaaatctggcctttatggaagagtggcaagaagaaagccatttcttaaagatatccataaaaagtgtcgtttaaagtttgccacaagccacctgggagacacaccaaacatgtggaagaaggtgctctggtcagatgaaaccaaaattgaactttttggcaacaatgcaaaacgttatgtttggcgtaaaagcaacatagctcatcaccctgaacacaccatccccactgtcaaacatggtggtggcagcatcatggtttgggcctgcttttcttcagcagggacagggaagatggttaaaattgatgggaagatggatggagccaaatacaggaccattctggaagaaaacctgatggagtctgcaaaagacctgagaatgggacggagatttgtcttcctacaagacaatgatccaaaacataaagcaaaatctacaatggaatggttaaaaaaaattaaaaaaataaaataaacatatccaggtgttagaatggccaagtcaaagtccagacctgaatccaatcgagaatctgtggaaagaactgaaaactgctgttcacaaatgctctccatccaacctcactgagctcgagctgttttgcaaggaggaatgggaaaaaatttca
Protein-coding sequences here:
- the LOC116373421 gene encoding pancreatic secretory granule membrane major glycoprotein GP2-like, which translates into the protein MRMILVALLVPLLVLSSAGRTSGTIVTSCEACHEQAVCRTSPMAGDITCTCKKGFSGDGLICLPGHTATATATDHHAPRRVRRSYPTSNTNLAHVRFSCGFNECADGEDCITVDGIQQCSNPCKIYTVLNDAWRSTNNHVGNKHCDRNVRWDGYYRMFIGNQSVSMPDKCVDSFKCGTQAPLWLAFPPPQQVDEIVQSAVCASFNGDCCWVQSQPIHVKACPGNYFVYKFVMPPGCYFAYCAYVTAPTTTPKPVRTTTTTTTTTTTTTTTTKAPVKVNTTTQTPVKVTKTTNAPVKDTTTTQTPVKITTTPQTPVKITTTTQTSVNITTTTKSPVDVVTSTKTPIDNNRTTTTTQSQVATTTPKAMCGTCRAGETCVSTDGVTWRCERPDQPVLLHPEVVCGRSLVQVGLNRTNLEAAGLDATTANLADPRCTAHEERGSMVWYQVERTEGACGNTLVTNGTDAIFSNSLFIYHVHDVSFSRPVSVPFSCAYPLESETSLDVAIKPYLSLKGSKVGKGSRVGSNMTLYHSDDFTKAYPAGGVTLPVGSVLHVGVSVEESETERFVVVLEDCYATQSPDPKDIMRYYIIQNKCPTEFRQVRVEESGSSLRARFSALLFLYQGDYRDVFLHCRLSLCDQRSSSCTPMCTKRKYRSVTPSVPLEPLTIGPITWSQNED